The following are encoded in a window of Dysidea avara chromosome 4, odDysAvar1.4, whole genome shotgun sequence genomic DNA:
- the LOC136253197 gene encoding M protein, serotype 2.1-like isoform X1, translated as MPSKEAARKSRKKENNRAYYEAHRESILSERKDKYSSECRSQRHANEYYKNVTASREKSAEATKTSFNKDLAKSRIESAERQREYYHQDLEKSRTEVAKKKREHYHQDLEKSRVDSAESTKEHYRKDVAKSHAATRSSTSKYYFSNIEKLCKESKHS; from the exons atgccttcgaaggaagcggcgcggaagagtagaaagaaggagaataacagggcgtactatgaagctcatagagagtctatactctcagagagaaaggacaagtacagcagtgaatgccgatcacagcgtcatgctaatgagtactacaaaaatgtaacagcgtcgcgtgagaaatcagctgaagccaccaaaacatcatttaacaaagatttggcaaagtctcgcattgagtcagcggaaaggcaaagggaatactaccatcaagacttggaaaagtctcGCACTGAAGTTGCAAAAAAGAAAAGGGAAcactaccatcaagacttggaaaagtctcGTGTGGATTCTGCAGAGAGCACTAAAGAACATTACCGCAAGGATGTTGCCAAATCCCATGCTGCTACTAGATCCTCAACCAGCAAGTACTACTTTTCTAATATTGAAAAACTGTGCAAAGAATCTAAACACAG ttga
- the LOC136253197 gene encoding M protein, serotype 2.1-like isoform X2, whose translation MPSKEAARKSRKKENNRAYYEAHRESILSERKDKYSSECRSQRHANEYYKNVTASREKSAEATKTSFNKDLAKSRIESAERQREYYHQDLEKSRTEVAKKKREHYHQDLEKSRVDSAESTKEHYRKDVAKSHAATRSSTSKYYFSNIEKLCKESKHR comes from the exons atgccttcgaaggaagcggcgcggaagagtagaaagaaggagaataacagggcgtactatgaagctcatagagagtctatactctcagagagaaaggacaagtacagcagtgaatgccgatcacagcgtcatgctaatgagtactacaaaaatgtaacagcgtcgcgtgagaaatcagctgaagccaccaaaacatcatttaacaaagatttggcaaagtctcgcattgagtcagcggaaaggcaaagggaatactaccatcaagacttggaaaagtctcGCACTGAAGTTGCAAAAAAGAAAAGGGAAcactaccatcaagacttggaaaagtctcGTGTGGATTCTGCAGAGAGCACTAAAGAACATTACCGCAAGGATGTTGCCAAATCCCATGCTGCTACTAGATCCTCAACCAGCAAGTACTACTTTTCTAATATTGAAAAACTGTGCAAAGAATCTAAACACAG Gtaa